A single genomic interval of Oryctolagus cuniculus chromosome 19, mOryCun1.1, whole genome shotgun sequence harbors:
- the LOC138847079 gene encoding protein FRG2-like, whose protein sequence is MAQESADQEALGLSVELPSSPQRSFKDGGTDEEEQPPQGQGSKPSPHEEKSQERKLRGRSSVARAESESSCDRVSSRKRTIISEDSSHTGTGSCVQELSATLQKKAKPSDDGNDRGIQEAHAEPRRGSSRARPGHKRRRRSRSPADHPPPLRKSLVTSLRSLSEAIYEDLARVQAQQAQFPLTQEQLFALAQLRGPLCSAMQSRSALASQAAWAFPAQGWLLLAQAPASAPA, encoded by the exons ATGGCACAGGAAAGTGCAGACCAGGAAGCTCTTGGGCTCTCAGTtgagctgccctcttccccacaaaggtcttttaaagatgggggcacagatgaagaggagcaaccaccacaaggacaag GATCCAAGCCCAGTCCACATGAGGAGAAGTCCCAGGAAAGGAagctcagaggcagaagcagcgttGCCAGGGCAG AATCAGAGTCCAGCTGTGACAGGGTGAGCTCCAGGAAGAGGACAATCATTTCCGAGGACAGCAGCCACACGGGGACAG gcagctgtgtgcaagAGCTCAGCGCGActttgcaaaagaaagcaaaaccttcggacgatggaaatgacagaggaatTCAGGAGGCGCATGCGGAACCTCGCAGGGgatcctccagggcccgccctgggcacaagaggaggcgcaggtccaggtccccagcagaccACCCACCGCCCCTTCGGAAGAGCCTGGTGACCTCCCTGCGCTCTCTGTCTGAGGCCATTTATGAAGATTTAGCCCGCGTGCAGGCGCAGCAGGCGCAGTTCCCGCTGACCCAGGAGCAGCTGTTTGCACTGGCACAGCTCCGCGGGCCTCTATGCAGCGCCATGCAGAGCCGCTCTGcgctggcctcacaggcagcctgggccttccctgcccagggctggctcctcctggcccaggccccagcctccgCCCCGGCCTAG